The following are encoded together in the Oreochromis niloticus isolate F11D_XX linkage group LG12, O_niloticus_UMD_NMBU, whole genome shotgun sequence genome:
- the tmem167a gene encoding protein kish-A — protein MSAIFNFQSLLTVILLLICTCAYIRAMAPSLLDKNKTGLLGIFWKCARIGERKSPWVACCCVIMAFSILFLQ, from the exons TCAGCCATTTTCAACTTCCAGTCACTACTAACTGTGATTCTCCTCCTGATCTGTACCTGTGCCTACATCAGAGCAATGGCCCCTAGCCTGCTGGACAAGAATAAGACCGG GCTTCTAGGAATTTTTTGGAAGTGTGCTAGAATAG GTGAGCGGAAGAGTCCCTGGGTGGCCTGCTGCTGTGTCATCATGGCTTTTAGTATACTGTTCCTACAGTAG
- the LOC106096593 gene encoding piggyBac transposable element-derived protein 4-like: protein MATARKGRELFTILETSADTESTAACDSQDSPLNLSADVKWFEIPYRKPDSDEEDELREEEEEEDGGGEGENGFTSTAAAAAAETADAASFIAGGGCNIILVTGSNGLKHDEEEYAEDCYYSTSTNCSDTTSNDSDIDFSDLEEEEERRSFFSFEDDLDEDCTSPDFWGEPDQVISIEPFSAVSGPQHSLGDDADTRDYFRILFPDSLFEHMVEQTNNYALYRQRRSGKSDPHWHPTDVREMKAYVGLNILMGINQLPDTGMYWASDIFIGNAGFKKTMTARRFEKLTQYLQLCDRESEPVRGERGYDGLFKIRPLLDVVENTMWDAYVPNRCLTIDKCAIVTKGRFSPTQYMSSKPLRKGLTVWMLCDSRSGYCHRAKIYVGRPSEDEAAACLGYRVVTSLVRGLEGQYHHLFMDSFFTSVPLLQRLLRDGLYACGPTQPGRKGYPEVLRPRNVGKLSQGEFYQCQRGNLVATVTRDAKVVSCLSTNSAPGIVGISPGRQQHEADGEGENDSMDSSGLSFGVPRPLPLLLYQENMRGVDLCDQLRECYQVGRPCKKWWRYFLWFYVNLCIVNAYIILRESRGGAPPAGFNGKQFTQRHFRVRLAQQLIGDYQGARGMERAARKRHADSPIEYGHRLERMSERSRRCRNCTNKGLRHESVFGCKICNVHLCRGGCFSEFHK from the coding sequence ATGGCGACGGCAAGAAAAGGGAGAGAGCTTTTTACTATTTTGGAAACTAGCGCGGACACAGAAAGTACAGCGGCGTGCGACAGCCAAGACTCTCCGCTTAACCTTTCGGCCGATGTGAAGTGGTTTGAGATTCCGTACAGAAAGCCAGACTCGGACGAGGAAGACGAACTgcgggaggaagaggaggaggaggacggcGGCGGCGAGGGGGAGAATGGATTCACGAGCACAGCAGCAGCCGCGGCGGCGGAGACTGCAGACGCGGCCAGCTTCATCGCAGGAGGAGGCTGCAACATAATTTTAGTCACTGGCAGCAATGGGCTCAAGCACGACGAGGAGGAGTATGCAGAGGACTGCTATTATTCTACCTCCACTAACTGCTCTGACACCACCTCGAACGATTCGGATATTGATTTCTCCGatttggaggaggaggaggagcgcaGGAGTTTTTTCAGCTTTGAAGATGACTTGGATGAAGACTGCACTTCTCCCGACTTCTGGGGCGAGCCTGACCAGGTAATTTCAATCGAGCCCTTCTCCGCTGTCAGTGGCCCTCAGCACTCGCTGGGGGACGATGCTGACACCCGTGACTATTTCCGGATACTCTTCCCAGATTCTCTTTTTGAACACATGgtagaacaaacaaacaattacGCCCTCTATCGGCAAAGGAGGAGCGGAAAATCAGACCCCCACTGGCACCCAACTGATGTTAGAGAGATGAAAGCTTATGTGGGGCTGAATATTCTTATGGGCATCAATCAGCTCCCAGACACCGGCATGTACTGGGCCAGTGATATTTTCATCGGCAATGCGGGCTTTAAAAAGACAATGACGGCGAGGCGCTTTGAGAAACTCACCCAGTATCTCCAGCTGTGCGACCGTGAATCAGAGCCCGTGCGTGGGGAGCGTGGATATGATGGCCTCTTCAAAATCAGGCCTCTCCTTGATGTGGTGGAAAACACCATGTGGGACGCGTACGTGCCCAATCGCTGTTTGACCATAGACAAGTGTGCCATTGTCACCAAGGGACGTTTCTCCCCCACCCAGTACATGTCCTCCAAGCCCCTCAGGAAGGGGCTGACAGTGTGGATGCTGTGTGATTCTCGCTCAGGCTACTGTCATCGAGCCAAGATCTACGTAGGCCGGCCCAGTGAAGACGAGGCAGCAGCCTGCCTCGGTTACAGAGTGGTAACCTCTTTAGTGCGCGGCCTGGAGGGTCAGTACCACCATCTCTTCATGGACAGCTTCTTCACCTCGGTGCCCCTCCTCCAGAGGCTGCTGAGAGACGGGCTGTACGCCTGTGGGCCCACTCAGCCTGGGCGCAAAGGTTACCCAGAGGTCCTCCGCCCACGAAACGTCGGAAAGCTGTCCCAGGGCGAATTCTACCAATGCCAGCGTGGCAACCTGGTTGCTACCGTGACAAGGGATGCCAAGGTGGTCAGCTGCCTGTCCACCAACTCCGCTCCAGGAATTGTGGGCATCAGTCCAGGCCGGCAGCAGCACGAGGCGGACGGGGAGGGTGAGAATGACAGCATGGACAGCTCAGGTTTGTCTTTTGGCGTGCCCCGACCTCTGCCCTTGCTCTTGTACCAGGAGAACATGAGGGGCGTGGACCTGTGCGACCAGCTGAGGGAGTGCTACCAGGTTGGCAGGCCGTGCAAGAAGTGGTGGCGCTACTTCCTGTGGTTCTATGTCAACCTTTGCATCGTCAACGCATACATCATCCTGAGGGAGAGCCGGGGGGGTGCTCCACCAGCGGGCTTCAACGGCAAGCAGTTCACCCAACGTCACTTCCGCGTTCGGCTGGCGCAGCAGCTGATTGGAGACTACCAAGGGGCGAGGGGCATGGAACGGGCAGCACGCAAGAGACACGCAGATTCACCCATAGAGTATGGACATCGCCTAGAGCGCATGTCAGAGCGCTCGCGCCGCTGCAGGAACTGCACCAACAAGGGACTGCGACATGAAAGCGTGTTCGGCTGCAAGATATGCAATGTCCACCTATGCAGGGGAGGGTGCTTCTCTGAGTTTCATAAATAG